A genomic region of Jeotgalibaca ciconiae contains the following coding sequences:
- a CDS encoding PBP1A family penicillin-binding protein — translation MPNNDQTRMSRSKQKKKPAKTNHKKNRGKKSIWKKIILTIVAFGFIGLLAGGGLFIYYASSAPKVNRAELVDTVPSQILDRDGNLVKEIGANAQNRDLVDMEEVPAILQDAIISIEDRRFYKHIGVDPIRIVGALFANIQGGGISQGGSTITQQLIKLSYFSHLEEDQTLKRKAQEAWMSVQLEQELNKDEILALYINKVYMGNNAYGMGTAAEYYFGKELNEINLSEAAILAGMPQAPNFYDPYISPEETEERRNLVLDMMVENEKISQAERDEAASMPITENLVDHSNDADYSLVVDSYIQMVMDEVREKTGLDVEMGGLTIQTNLDMDAQQHLYDIVNSDDYIQFPDDELQTAVTMVDVETGALNAVIGNRKINNQLAVNYADQTVRSVGSTIKPLIDFGPAIEYLNYSTGSLIVDEEWSYPSDGTPLYNYDRLFKGDMTLRESLVDSRNVPSAKLLQEVGFDNANSFLNGLGIEIYNDGQQELVDSNAIGGEISNVDLAAAYGAFANGGTYYEPYTVQSVTTSDGEIFEFSPNGTEAMKDSTAYMVTDMLKDVIPQSAPEADVAGLIHAGKTGTTDYLEDELESVGGIGVENIGKDSWFVGYTTNYAISVWLGYAQPLEYGNYLDYETRKITRYIYSELMGYVSQDVENTDWTKPDSVVEASMEKYTSPIMKPGPNTPSNMTITELFVKGYEPTQISKKYGEKLEAPTGLKAVYNKDKDELTISWDAYKSSTEDDNRTPQYTITAGSQTQNTTNTEVVIKNPAKGNIKITLLAKIGSSTSPAASISITIEEDKEKEEEEENDEENSSSESSSESSSSSSEESSSEESSEEQPEPTPPESEESEESEEEQQPGEENEENPADEEEAA, via the coding sequence ATGCCCAATAATGATCAGACAAGAATGTCTCGTTCAAAACAAAAAAAGAAACCCGCAAAAACGAATCATAAGAAGAATAGAGGGAAAAAAAGTATTTGGAAGAAAATAATCCTTACTATCGTAGCCTTCGGATTCATTGGTCTTTTAGCTGGGGGTGGATTGTTTATCTATTATGCTTCAAGCGCCCCTAAAGTAAATCGCGCTGAACTAGTAGATACGGTTCCTTCTCAAATTTTAGATCGAGATGGTAATTTAGTAAAAGAGATTGGTGCGAATGCACAAAATCGTGATTTAGTTGATATGGAAGAAGTTCCTGCTATCTTGCAAGATGCAATCATTTCGATAGAGGATCGACGTTTTTATAAACATATCGGTGTTGACCCCATCCGGATTGTAGGTGCTCTATTTGCCAATATTCAAGGCGGAGGCATCTCTCAAGGTGGAAGTACGATTACACAACAGCTAATCAAGCTCTCCTACTTCTCCCACTTAGAAGAAGATCAAACACTTAAAAGAAAAGCACAAGAGGCGTGGATGTCTGTTCAACTAGAACAAGAATTAAATAAGGATGAGATTCTCGCACTCTACATTAATAAAGTATATATGGGAAATAATGCTTATGGTATGGGAACAGCAGCTGAGTATTACTTTGGAAAAGAATTAAATGAAATAAACCTCTCTGAAGCAGCTATTTTGGCCGGGATGCCGCAAGCTCCGAATTTTTATGATCCTTATATAAGTCCAGAAGAAACAGAAGAAAGAAGAAACCTTGTTTTAGACATGATGGTAGAAAACGAAAAAATTTCGCAAGCAGAGCGAGATGAAGCAGCAAGTATGCCAATAACGGAAAACCTCGTTGATCACTCAAATGATGCTGACTACTCTCTTGTCGTTGACTCTTATATTCAAATGGTAATGGACGAAGTTCGCGAAAAGACTGGCTTAGATGTAGAGATGGGCGGCTTAACCATTCAAACAAACTTAGACATGGATGCCCAGCAACACTTATATGATATCGTCAATTCAGATGACTATATTCAATTTCCGGATGATGAATTGCAAACAGCAGTAACAATGGTTGACGTTGAGACCGGAGCCTTGAATGCCGTTATTGGTAACCGAAAAATTAATAATCAATTAGCTGTAAACTATGCAGACCAAACAGTACGCAGTGTCGGTTCTACAATAAAGCCTTTAATCGACTTTGGTCCAGCAATTGAATACTTAAATTATTCAACAGGAAGTCTGATTGTTGATGAAGAATGGTCGTACCCTTCTGATGGTACACCTCTTTATAACTATGATAGACTCTTTAAAGGAGATATGACGTTACGTGAGTCTTTGGTGGATTCTCGAAATGTCCCCTCTGCAAAACTGTTGCAAGAAGTAGGCTTTGATAATGCTAATTCCTTTTTAAATGGATTGGGTATTGAAATATACAACGATGGCCAGCAAGAATTAGTAGATTCAAATGCGATCGGTGGTGAAATTTCAAACGTTGACTTGGCAGCCGCCTATGGTGCTTTTGCAAATGGCGGAACTTATTATGAACCTTACACAGTTCAGTCAGTTACCACTTCTGATGGCGAAATATTTGAATTCTCGCCAAATGGCACAGAAGCAATGAAAGATTCAACTGCTTACATGGTTACGGACATGTTGAAAGATGTTATTCCTCAAAGCGCTCCTGAAGCTGATGTAGCAGGCTTGATTCATGCTGGTAAAACGGGTACTACGGATTATCTTGAGGATGAATTAGAATCTGTCGGTGGCATCGGAGTTGAAAACATTGGAAAAGATTCTTGGTTCGTTGGTTATACAACTAATTATGCCATATCAGTGTGGTTAGGTTACGCTCAACCACTAGAATATGGAAATTACTTAGATTATGAAACAAGAAAAATCACAAGATATATTTATAGTGAGTTGATGGGATATGTTTCCCAAGACGTTGAAAATACTGATTGGACAAAACCTGATTCTGTCGTAGAAGCTTCTATGGAAAAATATACGAGCCCTATTATGAAACCAGGTCCAAATACCCCTTCAAATATGACGATTACTGAATTATTCGTTAAAGGCTATGAACCTACGCAGATATCAAAGAAATACGGTGAAAAACTTGAAGCACCTACAGGCTTAAAAGCCGTTTACAACAAGGACAAAGACGAGCTGACAATTAGCTGGGACGCATATAAATCAAGCACCGAAGACGATAATCGCACGCCACAATATACGATAACTGCTGGATCGCAAACACAAAATACGACCAATACAGAAGTTGTCATCAAAAATCCTGCAAAAGGTAATATAAAGATTACTTTATTAGCCAAGATTGGATCGAGCACTTCTCCAGCAGCCTCTATCTCTATTACAATTGAGGAAGATAAGGAGAAAGAGGAAGAAGAAGAAAACGATGAGGAAAACTCTTCTAGCGAAAGTAGTTCAGAATCTAGTTCATCTTCTTCAGAAGAAAGTTCATCCGAAGAATCTTCTGAGGAACAACCGGAACCTACTCCTCCTGAATCTGAGGAATCTGAAGAATCCGAGGAAGAACAACAGCCCGGAGAGGAAAATGAGGAGAATCCAGCAGACGAAGAGGAAGCTGCTTAA
- the recU gene encoding Holliday junction resolvase RecU, with amino-acid sequence MNYPNGKIYKKTAASDHEKKKTKTVQYGKRGMTLEEEINQSNQFYLERDIAVIHKKPTPIQVVKVDYPKRSAAVIREAYYRQSSTTDFNGVYKGFYLDFEAKETKNKQSFPLKNFHEHQIFHMDKCQKQGGIAFVLICFSIFNRVFLLESEYLSMFWNNQKKAGSRKSIPLSFIEENGYEIQYGFQPSLHYLGAVDQIIKNKK; translated from the coding sequence ATGAATTATCCAAATGGAAAAATCTATAAAAAAACAGCTGCATCAGACCATGAAAAAAAGAAGACAAAGACGGTTCAATACGGAAAACGTGGAATGACGCTAGAAGAAGAAATTAATCAGTCTAATCAATTCTACCTTGAACGTGATATTGCTGTTATCCATAAAAAACCCACTCCTATTCAAGTTGTAAAAGTTGATTATCCTAAACGGAGCGCAGCAGTAATCCGTGAAGCTTACTACCGGCAATCTTCGACTACGGATTTCAACGGAGTATACAAAGGTTTTTATTTGGATTTTGAAGCAAAGGAAACAAAGAATAAACAGTCATTTCCATTAAAAAATTTCCATGAACATCAGATTTTTCATATGGACAAATGTCAAAAGCAAGGTGGCATTGCTTTTGTTTTAATTTGTTTTTCTATTTTTAATCGTGTATTTCTTTTGGAAAGCGAATATTTGTCTATGTTTTGGAACAATCAGAAAAAAGCTGGTTCCCGAAAGTCAATTCCTCTTTCTTTTATCGAAGAGAATGGCTATGAAATACAATATGGTTTTCAACCTTCTTTACATTATCTGGGAGCAGTTGATCAAATAATCAAGAACAAAAAATAG